The Niallia alba genome includes a window with the following:
- a CDS encoding SDR family oxidoreductase, with product MKNIEEKVVIIMGASSGIGEATTKKLAHEGAKLVIAARREERLKSLVESLPNAEISYTVADVSNKEEVQKVIDLAVEKYGRVDVLYNNAGVMPTAPLSETRFDEWRQMLDINIMGVLNGIAAVLPIMKQQQSGHIISTDSVAGHVVYPGSAVYCGTKFAVRAIMEGLRQEERENNIRSTIISPGAVSTELYTTINTPEDREWTKNLMDSGEGFSLKSSDIADAVAYAISTPETVAVSEILIRPTKQVV from the coding sequence ATGAAAAATATTGAAGAAAAAGTTGTTATTATTATGGGTGCGTCAAGTGGAATTGGTGAAGCAACTACCAAGAAACTTGCGCACGAAGGTGCTAAACTAGTGATCGCAGCTCGTCGAGAAGAGCGCTTGAAATCCCTTGTTGAATCCTTACCAAATGCTGAAATTTCATACACAGTTGCCGACGTATCGAATAAAGAGGAGGTACAAAAAGTTATAGATTTGGCAGTTGAAAAATATGGTCGAGTTGATGTACTCTACAACAATGCTGGAGTCATGCCAACTGCACCACTTTCAGAAACTCGCTTTGATGAATGGCGTCAAATGTTAGATATTAATATCATGGGTGTATTAAATGGAATCGCTGCTGTTTTGCCTATTATGAAGCAACAACAGTCCGGTCACATTATTTCAACTGATTCTGTAGCTGGACATGTTGTTTATCCAGGTTCTGCTGTATACTGTGGAACTAAGTTTGCAGTTAGAGCGATTATGGAAGGATTGCGTCAGGAAGAAAGAGAAAATAATATTCGATCAACTATTATTTCACCAGGTGCTGTAAGTACTGAACTTTATACAACAATTAATACTCCTGAAGATCGAGAATGGACAAAGAATCTTATGGATTCAGGAGAAGGTTTTTCTTTGAAATCAAGCGATATCGCAGATGCAGTAGCTTATGCTATTAGCACACCTGAGACTGTTGCGGTAAGTGAAATTTTAATTCGTCCAACAAAACAAGTTGTCTAA
- a CDS encoding aldo/keto reductase, whose translation MEYTKLGNTGLDVSRLCLGCMGFGVKERWMHPWVIDEEKSRTVIRKALDLGINFFDTANVYSDGTSEEFLGRALKDFSNRDEIVIATKVYFPLGKDLNSKGPNSKGLSRKHIMSEIDMSLKRLGTDYVDLYQIHRWDYNTPIEETMEALHDLVKSGKVRYIGASAMYAWQFLKALNVAEKNGWTKFVSMQNHLNLIYREEEREMLPLCKEEGIGVIPYSPLASGRLTRDWSEDTLRSETDKTQKSKYGSTEQNDRLVVERVAELAENHGVLKSQIALAWLLQKETVTAPIIGATKNSHLEDSVGALTVKLTTEEVGYLEEPYVPHPVVGALNSK comes from the coding sequence ATGGAATATACCAAACTTGGTAACACGGGATTAGATGTATCTAGACTATGTCTTGGTTGTATGGGCTTTGGAGTAAAGGAACGATGGATGCATCCTTGGGTAATTGATGAAGAGAAAAGTCGTACAGTTATTAGAAAGGCACTTGATTTAGGAATTAATTTTTTTGATACTGCGAACGTTTACTCAGACGGAACAAGTGAAGAATTTCTAGGGCGTGCACTTAAAGATTTTTCAAATCGAGATGAAATTGTCATTGCAACAAAGGTTTATTTTCCATTGGGAAAAGATTTAAACAGCAAAGGTCCTAACAGCAAAGGATTATCCCGAAAACATATTATGAGTGAGATTGATATGAGTCTTAAACGTCTAGGAACTGATTATGTGGATCTATACCAAATTCATCGCTGGGATTACAATACACCAATTGAAGAGACGATGGAAGCACTCCATGATTTAGTGAAATCTGGTAAGGTAAGATATATAGGAGCATCGGCTATGTATGCATGGCAATTCTTAAAAGCGTTAAATGTGGCTGAGAAAAACGGATGGACTAAATTTGTATCTATGCAAAATCACCTTAATCTTATTTACCGTGAGGAAGAAAGGGAGATGTTACCCTTATGTAAAGAAGAGGGAATTGGCGTAATTCCTTACAGCCCTCTAGCATCAGGCAGATTAACCCGTGATTGGTCAGAAGACACTCTCCGATCTGAAACTGATAAAACCCAGAAGTCTAAGTACGGTTCTACTGAACAAAACGACCGTTTGGTTGTGGAACGAGTAGCAGAATTAGCTGAAAATCATGGTGTACTAAAATCTCAAATTGCACTTGCGTGGCTACTTCAGAAAGAAACTGTAACAGCTCCTATTATTGGTGCTACGAAAAACTCCCATCTTGAAGATTCTGTCGGGGCTTTAACGGTTAAGTTAACCACTGAAGAAGTTGGATATTTGGAAGAGCCTTATGTTCCACATCCTGTGGTTGGTGCTTTAAATTCTAAGTGA
- a CDS encoding SDR family oxidoreductase, translating into MSTSKVIVITGASSGIGEATAKILANDGAKLVLGARRESRLQDLVKEIQALGGEAVYAVTDVTKVGEVEALAKLAVDTFGRIDVWMNNAGIMPQSLLKQKKIDDWDSMIDINIKGTLYGIGAALPYMEEQKAGHIINISSIAGHIAHAGSSVYSATKWAVRAISESLREEMATDQTNVRVTIVSPGAINTELLESVTDTGFKNNFEDFYDNFGISSERVAFTIKQAIDLPDDAAWNEVIIRPTKQVM; encoded by the coding sequence ATGTCAACTTCAAAAGTTATCGTAATAACTGGTGCTTCAAGTGGTATTGGAGAAGCAACTGCAAAAATTCTAGCTAATGATGGCGCAAAACTAGTATTAGGTGCTCGTCGTGAGAGTCGTTTGCAAGATCTAGTAAAAGAAATACAAGCATTAGGTGGTGAAGCAGTGTACGCTGTTACGGATGTAACTAAAGTAGGTGAAGTGGAAGCACTAGCAAAACTTGCTGTTGATACATTTGGCCGCATTGATGTTTGGATGAATAATGCAGGTATCATGCCACAGTCATTATTAAAGCAAAAGAAAATTGATGATTGGGACAGTATGATTGATATCAATATTAAAGGAACTTTATATGGTATTGGTGCTGCTCTTCCATATATGGAAGAACAGAAAGCAGGACATATTATAAATATTTCTTCCATAGCAGGCCATATAGCACATGCAGGTAGTTCTGTATATTCAGCTACTAAATGGGCGGTGCGTGCAATTAGTGAATCATTACGTGAAGAGATGGCTACGGATCAAACAAATGTACGTGTTACCATTGTTTCTCCAGGAGCAATTAATACTGAATTACTAGAGTCTGTAACAGATACCGGGTTCAAAAATAACTTTGAAGATTTTTATGATAATTTTGGGATTTCTTCAGAGCGTGTAGCATTTACAATCAAACAAGCAATTGATTTACCAGATGATGCAGCATGGAATGAAGTTATTATTCGACCAACAAAACAAGTAATGTAA
- a CDS encoding aldo/keto reductase, whose translation MQKVILNNGVEMPILGFGVFQMNDLKECEQAVYDALRVGYRLIDTAASYQNEEAVGKAIKRSGIQREELFITTKLWVQDTGYENTKKAFEKSLNNLQLNYLDLYLIHQPMGDVYGSWRAMEELYHKGKIRAIGVSNFHMDRLADLMVHNKLIPAVNQIETHPFNQQIESANYMKENNVQIQSWGPFAEGKNNIFKNEVLTSIAEQHNKSVAQVILRWLTQRGIVAIPKSVRKERMIENFSIFDFELTQGDMNKISALDTKESLFFSHRDPEMVKMLGTFKIHD comes from the coding sequence ATGCAAAAAGTAATTTTAAATAACGGTGTAGAGATGCCAATACTTGGTTTTGGTGTTTTTCAAATGAATGATTTAAAAGAATGTGAACAAGCTGTTTATGATGCTTTAAGAGTAGGCTATCGTCTTATTGATACAGCAGCCTCATATCAAAACGAAGAAGCAGTAGGAAAAGCGATTAAGCGAAGTGGCATACAAAGAGAGGAATTATTTATTACGACAAAACTCTGGGTGCAAGATACAGGTTATGAAAACACAAAGAAAGCATTTGAAAAATCGCTAAACAATCTGCAATTAAACTATTTAGATTTGTATTTAATTCATCAACCAATGGGTGACGTATATGGTTCGTGGCGAGCTATGGAGGAATTGTATCACAAGGGGAAAATTCGTGCAATTGGAGTAAGTAACTTCCATATGGATCGTCTGGCAGACTTAATGGTTCACAATAAATTGATTCCGGCAGTAAACCAGATTGAAACACATCCATTCAACCAGCAAATCGAAAGTGCTAACTATATGAAAGAGAACAATGTTCAAATACAATCTTGGGGTCCTTTTGCGGAAGGGAAAAATAACATCTTCAAGAATGAGGTTCTAACTTCTATTGCGGAACAACATAACAAATCAGTTGCTCAAGTGATTCTACGTTGGTTAACTCAAAGAGGAATTGTAGCCATACCAAAGTCTGTTCGTAAAGAAAGGATGATTGAAAACTTTAGTATATTTGATTTCGAGTTGACGCAAGGAGACATGAATAAAATTTCTGCTTTAGATACAAAAGAAAGTTTATTCTTCTCTCATAGAGATCCCGAAATGGTGAAAATGCTTGGTACTTTTAAAATTCATGACTAA
- a CDS encoding IS4 family transposase encodes MDKITRKTSFGQWFSPINLQLFEENVKTMKLDYYTKKLTTESFLKLLLFAQLQEIESLHALGDCLFDDQLQKGIDLDSISISQLSRRLNGINPDLFQRLFLDLVSQIHAKTHYTKLVMPLKIIDSSTLPLNLTNHKWAKFRKTKAGVKLHLRLVFMEKGISYPEKAVMTTAKEHDRGQLEIMVDDKECMYVFDRGYLDYERFDRMTDDGYFFLSRLRKNAVIRNVYDFKLPKDTAVLSDQMVLIGTTQNRAENYFRLLKVMDSKGNELHLITNRFDLSAEEISEMYKSRWAIELFFKWIKQHLSIKKFYGQSEWAIQNQVFIALIVFCLHVLVQIETRSKRKTLQISRYLRAALWKPANVWLRKIEGKAIP; translated from the coding sequence ATGGACAAGATTACACGAAAAACTTCATTTGGACAATGGTTTTCACCTATAAATCTTCAATTATTTGAAGAAAACGTGAAAACGATGAAATTAGATTACTATACGAAAAAATTAACGACAGAGTCATTTCTAAAATTACTACTTTTTGCGCAGCTACAAGAAATTGAAAGTCTGCATGCGCTGGGTGATTGTCTTTTCGATGACCAGCTTCAAAAAGGGATAGACCTTGATTCTATTAGTATTTCTCAGTTGTCACGGCGGTTAAACGGCATAAACCCTGATCTATTTCAAAGGCTTTTCCTTGATTTAGTGTCACAAATTCATGCCAAAACGCATTACACGAAACTCGTGATGCCGTTAAAAATCATTGATTCAAGCACATTGCCACTTAATTTGACCAATCATAAATGGGCTAAATTCCGCAAAACAAAAGCAGGTGTAAAGTTACATTTGCGCCTTGTGTTTATGGAAAAGGGTATATCCTATCCTGAAAAGGCCGTTATGACAACGGCAAAAGAACATGACCGTGGTCAGCTTGAAATCATGGTGGATGACAAGGAATGCATGTATGTGTTTGACCGTGGTTATCTAGACTACGAGCGCTTTGATCGCATGACTGATGATGGCTACTTCTTTCTTTCACGGCTACGCAAAAATGCAGTCATACGGAACGTTTACGATTTTAAGCTACCCAAGGATACAGCTGTTTTATCAGACCAAATGGTGTTGATAGGTACGACTCAAAACCGTGCTGAAAATTACTTTCGGCTTCTAAAAGTGATGGACTCAAAAGGAAATGAACTTCATTTAATTACAAATCGTTTTGATTTAAGCGCCGAAGAAATTTCAGAAATGTATAAATCACGGTGGGCAATTGAGCTGTTTTTTAAATGGATCAAACAACATCTCAGCATCAAAAAGTTCTACGGTCAAAGCGAATGGGCGATTCAAAATCAAGTATTTATCGCACTAATTGTTTTTTGCCTACATGTTCTCGTGCAAATCGAGACCAGAAGCAAGCGAAAAACCTTACAGATTAGCCGTTATCTAAGGGCTGCATTGTGGAAACCAGCGAATGTTTGGCTTCGAAAGATTGAAGGAAAAGCCATCCCTTAA
- a CDS encoding IS4 family transposase has protein sequence MDKITRKTSFGQWFSPINLQLFEEQVKTLKLDCYTKKLTTESFLKLLLFAQLEEVESLHALSDCLFDDHLQKEIDLDSISISQLSRRLNGLNPDLFQRLFLDLVGQIHAKTHYTKLVMPLKIIDSSTLPLNLTNHKWAKFRKTKAGVKLHLRLVFMEKGESYPEKAVMTTASEHDRGQLEIMVDDKECMYVFDRGYLDYERFDRMTDEGYFFLSRLRKNAVVREVYDFKLPKDSSVLSDQMVLIGTTQNRAENYFRLLKIIDSKGNELHLITNRFDLSAEEISEMYKSRWAIELFFKWIKQHLNIKKFYGQSEWAIQNQVFIALIVFCLHVLVQLETKSKRKTLQISRYLRAALWKPAHVWLRKIEGKAIP, from the coding sequence ATGGACAAGATTACACGAAAAACTTCATTTGGACAATGGTTTTCGCCAATTAATCTTCAATTATTTGAAGAACAGGTGAAAACATTGAAATTAGATTGCTATACGAAAAAGTTAACGACAGAATCATTCCTAAAACTATTACTTTTTGCACAATTAGAAGAAGTTGAAAGTCTTCATGCGTTAAGTGATTGCCTTTTTGATGATCATCTTCAAAAGGAAATCGACCTTGATTCTATAAGCATTTCTCAGCTCTCGCGCCGTTTAAATGGTCTAAATCCAGATTTGTTTCAAAGACTTTTCCTTGATTTAGTCGGACAAATTCACGCCAAAACACACTACACAAAACTTGTCATGCCGTTAAAAATTATTGATTCAAGTACTTTGCCACTAAATTTGACCAATCATAAATGGGCGAAGTTCCGCAAAACTAAGGCAGGCGTAAAGTTACACTTACGCCTTGTATTTATGGAAAAGGGAGAATCCTATCCCGAAAAAGCCGTGATGACAACGGCAAGCGAACACGATCGTGGTCAACTTGAGATTATGGTTGACGATAAAGAATGCATGTATGTGTTTGACCGAGGTTATCTAGACTACGAGCGTTTTGATCGCATGACCGATGAAGGCTACTTTTTTCTTTCTAGGCTACGAAAAAACGCAGTCGTACGGGAGGTTTATGATTTTAAACTACCCAAGGATTCATCTGTTTTGTCGGATCAAATGGTGTTGATTGGTACAACTCAAAACCGAGCTGAAAACTATTTTCGACTTCTAAAAATAATAGATTCAAAAGGTAATGAACTTCATTTAATCACAAATCGTTTTGACTTAAGCGCCGAAGAAATATCGGAAATGTATAAATCACGATGGGCAATTGAGCTGTTTTTTAAATGGATTAAACAACATCTCAATATCAAGAAATTCTACGGTCAAAGTGAATGGGCGATTCAAAATCAAGTGTTTATCGCACTTATTGTTTTTTGTCTTCATGTTCTGGTACAACTCGAAACAAAAAGTAAGCGGAAAACCTTGCAAATTAGCCGTTATTTAAGGGCAGCATTGTGGAAACCAGCACATGTCTGGCTTCGCAAAATTGAAGGAAAAGCCATCCCTTAA
- the tnpA gene encoding IS200/IS605 family transposase, producing the protein MKDMNSLAHTTWNCKYHIVFAPKYRRQIIYGKYKKSIGQIIRELCERKGVIIHEANACPDHIHMLVSIPPKLSVSQFMGYLKGKSSLMIFDRHANLKYRYGNRKFWCRGFYVDTVGRNKKQIQEYIRNQLKEDYMADQLTLFEEFDPFTGEKNRK; encoded by the coding sequence ATGAAGGACATGAACAGTTTAGCACATACAACATGGAATTGTAAGTATCACATAGTCTTTGCCCCAAAATACAGAAGGCAAATTATTTATGGCAAATACAAAAAGAGTATAGGACAAATCATAAGAGAGCTATGTGAAAGAAAAGGTGTCATTATACATGAAGCAAATGCCTGTCCGGATCATATCCATATGTTGGTTAGTATTCCACCAAAATTAAGTGTATCGCAGTTCATGGGTTACCTAAAAGGAAAAAGTAGCCTGATGATATTTGATCGACATGCGAATTTGAAATATCGCTATGGGAATCGTAAATTTTGGTGTCGTGGTTTCTACGTTGATACCGTGGGGAGAAATAAGAAACAAATACAAGAATATATAAGAAATCAGCTGAAAGAAGATTATATGGCTGATCAGCTAACGTTGTTCGAAGAATTCGATCCGTTCACGGGTGAGAAAAATCGGAAGTAA
- a CDS encoding histidine phosphatase family protein: MKKTLFLMRHGQTLFNKRRKVQGWCDSPLTELGIKQAETTAKYFKENNIVFDYAYCSTSERASDTLEIVTDISYKRLKGLKEWNFGTFEGESEDLNPPLPYNDFFVKYGGEDQKEVQLRMATTCQKMMEEDNEVVLAVSHGASCRNFMRYWEHTSSITQQAKIGNCCILKFEYEKKEFKLVEIVNHNFSGLRDGLSVIS; the protein is encoded by the coding sequence ATGAAAAAGACGTTATTTTTGATGAGACATGGACAGACATTGTTTAATAAAAGAAGAAAAGTTCAAGGTTGGTGCGATTCTCCGCTTACAGAGTTAGGAATCAAACAAGCAGAGACTACTGCTAAGTATTTTAAAGAAAATAATATTGTTTTTGACTATGCTTATTGTTCCACCTCTGAAAGAGCAAGTGATACGTTAGAAATTGTAACGGATATTTCATATAAAAGACTAAAAGGATTAAAGGAATGGAACTTCGGAACTTTTGAAGGAGAAAGTGAAGATCTAAACCCACCACTGCCTTATAATGATTTTTTTGTTAAGTATGGCGGGGAAGACCAAAAAGAAGTACAACTGAGAATGGCTACTACTTGTCAAAAAATGATGGAAGAAGATAATGAAGTTGTTCTAGCTGTATCTCATGGAGCATCTTGTAGAAATTTTATGAGATACTGGGAACATACTAGTTCTATAACGCAACAAGCAAAAATAGGAAACTGTTGTATTTTAAAATTTGAGTATGAGAAAAAAGAATTTAAGCTAGTTGAGATTGTTAATCATAATTTTAGTGGATTAAGAGATGGACTTTCAGTAATTTCTTGA
- a CDS encoding AraC family transcriptional regulator, translating to MSNNGYSEHEELIGIIKGYSSTSGTHLTPIPSLFFSRQTREIGPSHGVHTPSLCIVVQGLKEVFLSRERYLYGPSDYLITSINVPITGQVLIASDTVPYLALKLEFTPNQILEVLTNAGIQPVARNNAKRAMSVNKMESALLDAVLRLVQLLETPNDIPVLAPLIKKEILYRLLKGPFGMTLEQAAIDGSSTSHIRKVIDQIIKNYDSPFRVEDLAEIANMSVSSLHRHFKDVTAMSPIQFQKKLRLQEARRLLLSGSTDASNVAFQVGYESPSQFSREYSRMFGFPPIEDIKRLKTATNR from the coding sequence ATGTCTAACAATGGTTATAGTGAGCATGAAGAGCTCATCGGTATTATTAAAGGATATTCATCTACGAGTGGAACACATCTAACACCCATTCCTTCTTTATTTTTTTCTCGACAAACTAGAGAAATTGGACCATCCCATGGAGTACACACCCCTTCCTTATGTATAGTGGTTCAGGGTTTAAAGGAGGTATTTCTTTCACGAGAGCGTTATTTATATGGTCCATCCGACTATCTAATAACATCTATAAATGTCCCCATCACTGGTCAAGTCTTAATAGCATCTGATACTGTCCCATATTTGGCGCTCAAACTCGAATTTACACCAAATCAAATATTGGAGGTTTTAACTAATGCTGGTATCCAACCTGTTGCTAGGAACAATGCTAAAAGGGCTATGTCTGTCAATAAAATGGAGTCCGCCTTACTAGATGCAGTACTTAGACTTGTACAACTATTAGAAACTCCAAACGATATCCCAGTACTTGCCCCACTGATAAAAAAAGAGATTCTTTATCGTTTACTAAAAGGGCCGTTTGGGATGACGCTTGAGCAAGCTGCAATTGATGGAAGCAGCACAAGTCATATCCGAAAAGTTATTGATCAAATTATAAAGAACTACGATAGCCCTTTTCGAGTAGAAGATCTTGCAGAAATTGCAAATATGAGTGTATCTTCCCTTCATAGACATTTTAAGGACGTTACTGCCATGAGCCCAATACAGTTTCAAAAGAAGTTGAGATTACAAGAAGCTCGTCGCTTGTTATTATCTGGGTCAACGGATGCATCAAATGTAGCATTTCAAGTTGGATATGAAAGTCCATCCCAGTTTAGCCGCGAATATTCTCGAATGTTTGGTTTTCCTCCAATAGAAGATATAAAACGGCTAAAGACAGCAACAAATCGTTAA
- a CDS encoding transposase: MKRIKHSKEFKLQVIKEAQDTGKNTLVARRYDLNPNMVSRWVREYKDGKFGEVDVAVLPDIDSKELSKENEKLKMLLGEKDLEIAILRDLIKKKNPHLLKSMK; this comes from the coding sequence ATGAAACGAATAAAACATTCTAAAGAATTTAAATTACAAGTCATCAAGGAAGCCCAAGACACAGGGAAGAATACCCTTGTAGCTCGCCGGTATGATCTGAATCCCAATATGGTTAGTCGCTGGGTTCGTGAATACAAAGATGGTAAATTTGGTGAAGTAGATGTGGCTGTGCTGCCAGATATAGACTCCAAAGAATTATCCAAAGAAAATGAAAAACTTAAAATGTTATTAGGTGAAAAAGACCTTGAAATAGCGATCCTGAGGGATCTTATAAAAAAGAAAAACCCTCACTTGCTGAAAAGCATGAAGTAG
- a CDS encoding MerR family transcriptional regulator, with translation MEDTRAIYIKEAAERVGLAAHTLRFYEHEGLLPFIKRDSNGNRMFYEKDLSWIDLIVCLRKTDISLSELREFVELTNEEECTELKSKLILGKYKQKMIEKQRDLDKAVVKIKERMQSFDELETK, from the coding sequence GTGGAGGATACAAGAGCAATTTATATAAAGGAAGCTGCTGAAAGGGTAGGTCTAGCTGCACATACACTGCGTTTTTATGAACATGAAGGGCTTCTCCCTTTTATAAAAAGAGATAGTAATGGAAATCGGATGTTTTACGAAAAAGATTTATCATGGATAGATCTTATTGTATGTTTACGAAAAACGGACATCAGCCTTTCTGAATTGCGTGAGTTTGTCGAATTAACGAATGAAGAGGAATGTACAGAATTGAAAAGTAAACTGATACTCGGAAAATACAAACAGAAAATGATTGAGAAACAAAGAGACTTAGATAAAGCTGTTGTAAAAATTAAAGAGAGAATGCAGTCTTTCGATGAATTAGAAACGAAATAA